Part of the Mytilus edulis chromosome 9, xbMytEdul2.2, whole genome shotgun sequence genome, atgttaaaatagataactTTTCACTTTGAGCGATGTATAACTTTGACTATTCGAGATTcgtttttttgcgaacccgtcttcagctgaatgtgtgattactgtacatcgtattactacacgggcctcaagggatttgaaatcaaaaataaatgcGAAACATGTGTaattgtgtctttcaaaacacaaataatatacattaattgcaggataaagacaataacagtttagtgtctttaaaaatcagctgtatttgtactcggctcgaaacaggtgtaatagctcgctaaaagctcgcatacaccttgtttcctagcctcgtacaaatacagctgatatttaaagacactaaacagttattgtctatttatcATGTACACATATTTATATTCAAGTAATGTTTACCTCTGGATGTCTAACACGATTGTATTTATTCATCCATTGACATAACTTACAAATAGTTTACTGTAATATCGGCCGTTTTTGTAATAGGCAATGGAAAATGTTTCAAATTGGGTTGTCTTCCATTATGCATTAAATACGTTTCAAAAGTCACTTGACTTGCATCTGACAAAAGGAAGACTCGTTCTTTTGGACACCAAATACTAAATATGATTGTATAAAAAATCAGTCATTAAGAGTAAAACATAAGTGCtcatgtgaaaaaataaataagagaGGCCCAAACGATTGGTAATGTTTAGTCGTATCGTACTACGTGCTGTTTCTGTCCTTTCTTTTTTAGTAGTTACTACTCTCGTTATTGCAGGGTTTCTTTAATTTTTCCAATAATTACcaatattttatatgataaaaagtagcAATATCAATGTACACAGGGACCTTTAAATGTATATCTGatatcaaatgaacaaatataaatctttttcattaataatttgAAGACGTAAGTCAGGACTTTGTGTATTGTATCTCGATAAACATTGTCTGAAAAATGTAAAACTTGTACCATAAAGCTTATCCCATCCTTTCACTATATGATGAACAGTATCTCCGTTACTGCTCACGTGGTCTACGTCAGAATTGCCGTCATAATTCCACGTGGTCATTATTGTTGCAAACGGATATTTAAGAGGGTTCCTTGTATTAACAATATCTTTAAAAATGGCTTTGGTGTCTTTCCAGGTAGATTTGATCAAAATATTAGTTGTTCCATGGTCCTTAAATGTAACGAATAATTGTAAAGCTGCTGGTGTTATATCTATTCTTGATATCGGAGCGGAGGGTAGATTGTTTTTAGATGGATCATTTTGACCAAAAACAATTGATGTACCAAATGGAATTTCAGTAAGTCCATGTGGTGCAATTGGTAATATGTTCATTTCACCTGTTCTCGACAACTTCACAATAGGACTATAAACGTCAGCCCATGGAAGTCGATGCGAAATTACTATCTCAGACACATGATTGAATATGGTATCCATATCTACATTTCTAACAGACATTGCATCTTGCACAGAGTGTTCCTTGTTAAACTGATCATAGAAAACTTCAATTTTTGTATCATAGCTGGAAAACAAATTTTCACTATTAATTGACTGTGATGCATGGTGCTCTAACTTTATAAAATCTACTGTGATTGATCTCATTTGGGCCGGATCAGCTAGAATATGTAACAAAATCTCCCTTTCCTTTAAAAGACTGTTCTTTGGTATTAGCcaaacatgttttgtttttattgagcTAAAGTATGCGTTTTTAAGTGTAATCAATGATCCCTCATCTTTATACGTGCAAGTTACAAGAAATATGTCTACAACGTGTAGAAATTGCAGCACAAGTCTTGTATCTGTGTCATCGACAtgcaagtttttaaaatttattttcatatataaagaTTTTGACGTATTAGACCTACCATGTTCCATAGTAACACTTGGATATAATTCAGAGTGAACGGTATCATAATGTGACTCGAGCTGTACTTTTGAAAATTCCcataatgttttattgtttctttcACAAAGTCCATGTTCATCatgaaaattattttcaaaggACCTGTATTTTGGATGCATCACAGTAACAAGGaacatttttacattttcatggTAGATCGGCAAGAGTAAATTGTTATTGCTTGGACATACTGGCTGTGATGTTTTCCTCGTTAAAACAGCAGAAGACATGTCATCTCGTGCCCGGCCATTCGAATAAGTTATGTCTTTGTCACAGAAAAGAGAACACTTGAATATTTCATCGCTAATGTGTGAATCTAATGTTTTGATTTCAAGTTGATCAAGTTCGACTCCATAAAAATCAGTCTTATTTACacttattgaaataaaatgtctTCCAGACGAGAGATTTAAATATGGACCAATCGGTCCACTTTGAAGAAAATTATTCCATCCTTTACCGTAATTGCTGTCGTCTGGTGACGTTAAAATACCCAATCGTATTCCATCTATCCCAAATTCAATAGTATCGCTTCCTCCATCGTTAGAAAATCTAACGTTATTCAAATTTACACTCGTTTCAGCACggagacaaaaatatattttaaaagaatcgCCTGTTTTGAAATTTATCGATCCATATCCAGTTGAAGAATCTCTGTTGATTGTGAATTTATCCATGACGTAATTTTCAACTTCGAGGGGGAATAAAGATTTCCCATACAGCAGTAAAGAATGTTGAAGAAACACCAGAGCACGCACTGCGGTAATATACATATCcaacaaaatattaaagaattaGAAATAACTGCAATTTTGCATCCTGTGTTATCAGACCATACGTTGATTATATTATAAGTTTCTCAAAGATGATtcatagtttgaaaaaaaatttcacaTCGATTACTTTcttataaaatgtcaaaaagcCAAACAGATACCATCAGACAGTAAAATATCTTACCACATTTAACATTCAAAGGTGCACAAAATACAAGCGTACCTCTCAAATAGGTGTAGTAATGATTGATATTAGAACAAAAATGTCAAACACATTcgttttttaaatacaaatacaattacTTGTACATAATTAACTATTTTGTGCATGATATGGGTTGTAAAGAGGACAGATTGACAAATTATCGTTAGTACATTACACCTGAACAAAAAGTAGTACAAGAACAAATACTTACTAATCACTTATACGATCATTAATTACCCTGAAAGGTAGATACATCTGTTTTTTAGTGTTATAATATTGTAGTaatagaaaacaacacgtttCATGTTGAtaatgtatgaaaataataataataataataataaaaaataataacaatatcatTGACGgtcatattttgaaaatgttctatTCATACAATaatgttaaaatcaatcaaaacacGTATGTCTTTAACCCCAGACACCATTGATGACTATAATGTAGACAGACGCGCGTCAAGCATACTAAATTATTAGCCTAGTATCTTTGATGATagtgttttatatcaaatttgacaCATGAACATTCTGTATGAAAATTTGAACAAAGAAGTTGCACTCAGTATATACTgaattatatcaaatgtttttttactcatttgatatatataaatcagatgagttgaattatttttgaagaTTGTAACCCGCCGTTGTCTTATTTATCAATGTACATATTATGTGTTCGACATGTAACAATGATATCGCTCAAACCGGTACTTGAGGTCTTGTGTATGAATAAAATGTGTTATTAAATGATATGAACAAATCCGCCCTAATACGGATAAAAcagcatgtgcaatactgaaAATGTTCCACTGACGATATAATAAAAGTTAATTTTGCTTTTCGAACAGGTCCAATacgaaaaaaacagggccaatatggaaaaaaGCCGTATTGTCCCATGGGCTAAAGGGtcgttcacttccggtttttagttttcacggccgacactcggctaaccgagagattggtctgttaatctatattgagtatccagctatatgggcgattggtctgttaatcgggttggttatacgtctgttaagagtaaaacgcttaatttaatgttaaactctattaaatatacagatttttggcatgttataagaaccaaatcaaaaaaagaaaagtgtctgacaaaatgatatctatcatagtactttttgcacttgtaaaaacatttcttaatctgcgcagttttcagtaaaactaaaaagcgtcgcgcaagtatgtagtatttatgcttatacgcatagcaatttttttaataaaaggcgaaacaaacaaatttagctatcatttaaaggacaaaaaatagtactgtgttTCTAAAagataaattgacattagtaaatatttcgtaattgtaaaataacgtgaataataccacgttttagtgaaaattatgggaataaagtctgttaatgggttggacaattgaaattgtgtcagttaagagttatttagccacgacaataatttgctacctttatattttccccttgaaaaatttaagaatgagatgttcctaagtaaacaaaaatgacaatacggtgccacagtatcctagaaagagcatttttattttgaatttctttgcattttattgaagggtgtgtcacttcaatatagcgtgatatggattggtctctggaatatgcatgaattttttattgacgttttcaatcagcaaTAATTTTTGTGTGTTCGAAGTATCACGTTATCAATTCCGaatgaaagtgtctttctaatacaacacaggatacatataacgtgttccttgttcacatatgaacatgatatttttCACTgcacgttaaaccctaattcgtcagtaTCATCCAAtttgttcttttcttctattacttaatcatatgttgtttacaaatcactctaaagaagtaaacggaaaggagggaatgcagctacatttggttattttacgTTTCAATTCATTTTGTTCCGTTTAGTTcgtttctacataagtgcagaggagaactacagttgtctatggtggccggtgaagtccatttcgtgttttcgcgatttcgcctttcatattctattgggcgaaaacgcgaaatcgcgaagtcgaaaacgagaaatcggtttcgtGTTtttgcgttttcgacttcgcaatttcgcgttttcgccctatagaatatgtaaggcgaaaacgctgaagtgctaaaacgcaaaatggcattaacctgccaccatagttgtccgcatgtaaacttctagaatttgtcaccaatataagtacatcgcaatccgttactgtttcaacagccatcggtgtttcatgtgtgtattcttaaacaagtattatttttctctcgtttttagcaatgtatcactctctgcTGTccttatattattctatattctgcgtttccatccagattctcgtgtataccattatacaattaaacaaaatcaacatgatatatgcgatcattcttcgATGAAATTAAtgttactttaatattacacttttttaaaaccatttttatcaattttcaattacatgtgttgtttccgtatatgttatgtttcattgctcatgtgttgtttttgtatattttagccgctcgtcttgagcctactcatttgatccgataaaaccccatatagcaataaaattatacttttattgccattcataactcttaacagaccaattaacagaccgggttttatacatccgacccattaacagaccaggttttaaataaagattgatttatgtcaccaaaatacagattttcgtgtagatttttcacacaatgatatcaatagggtgaacaaacataatgcctttcttttttcgatgttcaaaatattgaatgcaagtaaatttaaccaatgtgtcattttgtgtacatctTATGTgcgtaaaatgtgtataaatttattgatgagtaacccgccttttcattttatagatcgtacatcgaagctagaaaaataataattacaccactgaattcagtacattgaattgttttgttagacatgaatactttttatgatgaaaatatatttaaaaagttatacaatgaaacatgctgaactttcaatgattttctcgataacacctgattaacagactttagccaacccgattaacagaccaaccgccgatatagccgcatactcaatatagattaaccgaccaatctctcggttagccgagtgtcggccgtggttttcttacaatcatttaataaaagtgttatgaattGATCTATTGAAATTTTACAGCCGTGTCATTAAGGTATCGATTCCTAATCTAAAGATCTACTAATAAATCTTTAATCACATTATTcacattttaataataatatcaaCAACTTTGATCTTCTATCTTacaaagttattttatttcattttcagataaaattaatattaaacatTTGAATGAGTGTTTTTACCTCttatatttttgatgaaaatatgATTAAGGATAGTACCAAAGTAGAAAGTATACAtgtttcccatgttataacagaaGACCTTAACATCCTTCGTGACCGAGTTTGACTTCAGTGAAGGACCTTTGCATCGTTCCCCGTAAATAATAAATTGCAGTGAGTGTCGTAACATCATCTACGACTCTCTTCGTACTTACTGCTCTAAATGGACAAAACGAGAAATGGCTGACaattcctttttagctcacctggtccgaagggccaagtgagcttttctcatcactttgcgtccgtcgtccgtcgtctgtcgtcgttaacttttacaaaaatcttctctaaaactactgggccatatttaaccaaacttggccacaatcattattagggtatttagtttaaaaaatgtgtccggtgacccggccaaccaactaagatggccgccatggctaaaaatagaacatagggataaaatgtagattttggcttatatctctgaaactattttgagcaaatctgacatgggggtaaaattgtttatcaggaaaagatctatctgccctacaattttcagatgaatcggagaaccggttgttgggttgctgcctcgaaattttaacaaacttttccacaatcatcattagggtatctagtttgcaaaatgtgtccgatgaccccgctcGTGAACCatgatggccgacatggctaaaaatagtacaaatgggtaaaatgcatttttggcTCATATCGCTGAAACCAAATCTGTTGGAATAAACTttttcattaggtcaagatctatctgccctgaaattttcagaccaatcgggCAACTTGTTGTTGAactgctgcccctgaattagtaattttaagaaaattttgcagcttttggttattatcttgaatattattatagatagagataaactgtagataacaataatgtacagcaaagcaagagctacaaataagtcaacttaaCCGACGTGGTCAATTGACCCTTAAAATGTTATTGTCCTTtacagtaaatttttaacaattttcataaattttgtaaatttttgtaaatttttacaaaatattttccactgtcacttcttggccaatttcattatagatagagataattgtaagcagcaagaatgttcagtaaagtaagatatacaaacacatcaccatcatcaaaacacaattttgtcatgaatccatctgtgttctttgtttaatttgcacatagaccaaggtgagcgacacatgctctttagagcctctagtttaattcaataatatataaacatagtTCATATACATAAACAAAATGTTAACGAAAATTTTACTCCTCACAACAACCTTTATATATTTCGCGTATCAAACCTAAACTAAAAAAAACTCggcaaggaatttgtttttgtccttgCCGATAAGGtagctaataatatcattattttttgaCGTAATTGTTATATTGCGGTTCTGCAAAAGGTAACCAATAATTCACGAACATCCAAACTGACTACATTTTCGATAAAAAGACATCTGATACTAAGATAAACTTTTATTTACCCCTTTATAAGCTGAAGAAAATACACTAAAAGTttcaactatgtactggcttccgaagctgcggAAAACTCCATACAAATATAGATTTACTTCGTCTTCAAGAACGATTGAAACGACTCTGCACACCGTTAAAGAGATGGTTAACCTACATCTACTTATTGAGGTTTTTTTCTACAAGATTTGTGGATTGTGGTATAAAAGTTTCGTTTTCGctaacaaaataaagaaaacatgtaGTAAAAAATCCAAACACTTCGATGATGATATAATCACAAAGACTTTTTGATATAACTTTGAAATACATTGATGTTGTCCTGTCACTCATTTCATATTTCTGTGAGTGCCTGCATCTACTAAGTCCTCATGATCTTAAGGTTAAGGATATTGTCGTAACTAAAAGGTGTGCTTCATTTCTGAAtcgatattgacacagatggacgccTTTAGACTACATTTTTGAAATGAAACGTTACGCTCGTGAATGATAATTTTTTACGGACTAAGTTGACAGGTTCTATGTGACAATTTATTGTAACAGAAAATAAGGCAAATACGGAAATGTTGTACAACAAAAGAATAACTGACAAGAACACACAGACGAGCAATGCGTTTCTCCCTTAACTGGGTATTTGTCTCATCTTCATTATATCACGCCAATAAAATACGTGGAATAGtatgtaaataaaaagaaatttaaagtaTATCCTAGAAACCACCAAGATTCAGATCACCGAGGCTgtaaaacattgatgatgaacAAATTCAGCAAAGATACCACGATGAAAGGAGTGTTTCTAAATGTTTGTGGTATTCACAACCTTACGATATCATCATTTTTAATAATGATAATTCAACAaactcttttttttgtaaatttcttaacctgttttttttgtgtgtcttgaACAGAATACTAAAAACATAAAAGGTAAATAAACCGTTGATAAAAAACAATTCTACACCacgcaaaataaaggcaacagtagtataccgaaagtcataaatcgattgagagaaaacaaatccgggttacaaactaaaattaagCGAATTGCCAAACATGAGAGTACAAGGGGAAAAAGGCTGTGGATTTTATATAAGATTTccatgtttagcattgaatcaacatatgggtacataatccttaagagTAATTGTAATGGTACAATACAacataatttttacaatttgactGCGTATGTTTGCATCTACATCATACAAGCTGAATCcaaagagattttttttaacgataacaaatattttattcaatcatttccTGATATATAAATACCTGATTAGTCCAGGTCGCATACTTAGGGACCCCTGTATTCAAACAGCCTCACTTGACCAGGGAAAAAACCAAATGAGTTTATACAATAgttttacatacataattatatttgaataaccaaaacaattgatttttacCTGATCAGCAGCACTGTATAAAATCACTATCGTATATCCGGTGCACTGAACAAACATGTGTTGAAGTTAAACTGgaaaaactatatatttaattGCGAAAAGTAAGTTATAGTTTGAATTTGAAATTCTTGATGGGAttgaacaaaaattgaaactATTCTGTAATATACATagtgatttaaaaaaagtataaagcACATTTGGTGAGTATTAATGTACTACGAAGCATGATATATGTGGTAATTTACAAATGTACCTAATATGCACAGACATAGATTCAAATATTGGTTACAATAGAAATATGGGTTTTGGTTCTGTGAAAATAACATAGTGTTCACTACTTTATTCACAAGACACAATAAGATTATTATGTATGGAATCGAACACACCTCCCGTTTAGTACAGTATAACTAagtacatcttcctatattttttCGATAAAGAGTTTAATATTCGTTCTGCATATAAACATTATATACAAGCGTAGCAAGAGTAGTTTCAATTCGTTTTTCATGTGCAGTTTTAGCTATGCCTGTATAGTAAGACTGCATATTCAGTTCAATTTTATCgaatttgcatttattacgtattttccaaatagcccatttaaaataaagtatgtttgCATTAACAATGGTATTATTCGAATTCTCTGTACAAATTCCaaataaaatatcttcttttaACGAGAACCTCGTCATTTATAAGGTAACACAGTTGTAAATTTCTAACAACCGTTTCTATCAATGGTTTAACATTGttacattgataaaataaatgctCAAGAGTTTCGATATTATTGATTTcatcacataagtgacattttccATTGGACATATGCATTACATGTATTTGCAGTatgttttctgtatatataatccTGTGTATACATTTCCATTGAAATTCTTTAACTTTTCTATTAGTTTCCATTTTACTTAGATTTAGCCAATTTTTTCCCAAATTTATATACTCGTTATACAAGTTTTCACATTTTGTTTGACACTTAGGGGTTTCAGTTATGTTAATGTTTGATTGATGATGTTTTAATATCAAATCcttgattttaatgattttattatcTGGATTTAGAAATTCAAGGGTTTtcagaaattttgattttgtgGCCTTTTAAAAGCAGTTTGATCATcgttattttaaaaaatctgcaCGAATGTTTGTGGATGCGTACATACAGTTGATATATTCGAATGATACATATTGATTAAGTGCATGATCgttttatatgtaaatatcatAGAAATATTGGATCAAATTGCATATGAACGTTAACATATTGGTGTCAATCCTCCAAAACACTGTCTACTACAATAGACTAAGGCCTTATGCATTACATCCTTTATCAATAAGCCAATTcagacaaaaatacagaactgaCGAAAATTCGTAAGTTTATTAAGTTATATAATTAATGtcattgtaaatattattaatttatatgtatataattcgTATCGACATATTTCTtattcttaaaagagggacgaaagataccagagggacagtcaaactcatagattgaaaataaactgacaacgccatggctaaaaataaaaagacaaacggacaaataatAGTGCAGaaaacacaccatagaaaacAAAGCCTAAGCAATacgtacggggcgccgaatgggactcttgtggttttgtactcaaaattcaattttgtacggacaaaagtgacttttgttcaacaaaaaagagttcagtttaacaaaatttgtatcatactacaaatttaaaattttgtcatacaaaattatctatcagcggacaaaagtcacttttgtcatgacaaaattcatttttgttacacagacttgacttttgttacctaatttgaaaattgggcgacaaaagtcaattttgtattcaaattagtttagtttggtttctgtgaactaatttgcatacaaaatcgacttttgttacacaaaattgacttttgtgagacaaaattgacaaaattgacttttgtctcaacaaaattgacaaaattgacttttgtgagacaaaattgaccaatgtgatcaacaaaattgacaaaattgacttttgtgagacaaaattgacttttgtctcaacaaaattgacaaaattgaattttgtctcaacaaaattgacaaaatt contains:
- the LOC139487965 gene encoding uncharacterized protein; the protein is MYITAVRALVFLQHSLLLYGKSLFPLEVENYVMDKFTINRDSSTGYGSINFKTGDSFKIYFCLRAETSVNLNNVRFSNDGGSDTIEFGIDGIRLGILTSPDDSNYGKGWNNFLQSGPIGPYLNLSSGRHFISISVNKTDFYGVELDQLEIKTLDSHISDEIFKCSLFCDKDITYSNGRARDDMSSAVLTRKTSQPVCPSNNNLLLPIYHENVKMFLVTVMHPKYRSFENNFHDEHGLCERNNKTLWEFSKVQLESHYDTVHSELYPSVTMEHGRSNTSKSLYMKINFKNLHVDDTDTRLVLQFLHVVDIFLVTCTYKDEGSLITLKNAYFSSIKTKHVWLIPKNSLLKEREILLHILADPAQMRSITVDFIKLEHHASQSINSENLFSSYDTKIEVFYDQFNKEHSVQDAMSVRNVDMDTIFNHVSEIVISHRLPWADVYSPIVKLSRTGEMNILPIAPHGLTEIPFGTSIVFGQNDPSKNNLPSAPISRIDITPAALQLFVTFKDHGTTNILIKSTWKDTKAIFKDIVNTRNPLKYPFATIMTTWNYDGNSDVDHVSSNGDTVHHIVKGWDKLYGTSFTFFRQCLSRYNTQSPDLRLQIINEKDLYLFI